A genomic region of Vicinamibacteria bacterium contains the following coding sequences:
- a CDS encoding ribbon-helix-helix domain-containing protein, whose product MASTSVHLPDELVERLDKIARESGRSRNRVIVEACEAYLAEAREQWPEDFYSSDRLPPSDEKALRDSLAKWLESIQSSRRNRGVAPF is encoded by the coding sequence ATGGCCAGCACAAGTGTCCATCTGCCGGACGAGCTCGTCGAGCGACTCGACAAAATCGCGCGGGAGTCGGGCCGAAGCCGAAACCGAGTCATTGTCGAAGCCTGCGAAGCCTATCTCGCGGAGGCTCGCGAGCAGTGGCCGGAGGACTTTTATTCGAGCGATCGACTCCCACCCTCCGATGAGAAAGCGCTTCGAGATTCGCTCGCGAAATGGCTGGAGTCGATCCAATCGAGTCGTCGAAACCGCGGTGTGGCACCGTTTTGA
- a CDS encoding AbrB/MazE/SpoVT family DNA-binding domain-containing protein: MRITSKGQVTIPQEIREKLGLVPDTEVEFEVSGNVVRLRKAKKGARRGRRLLARMRGKGSVRMSTDEILALTRE, translated from the coding sequence ATGAGAATTACATCCAAAGGTCAGGTGACGATCCCTCAGGAGATCCGAGAGAAGCTCGGGCTCGTTCCCGATACCGAGGTCGAGTTCGAAGTGTCGGGGAACGTGGTGCGTCTGCGGAAGGCGAAAAAGGGAGCCCGTCGAGGGAGGAGGCTCTTGGCCCGCATGCGTGGTAAGGGATCCGTCCGCATGAGTACCGACGAGATTCTGGCTCTCACGCGAGAATAG